A genomic region of Streptomyces rimosus contains the following coding sequences:
- the tadA gene encoding tRNA adenosine(34) deaminase TadA, translating into MTAPVPGPLPASSLHTPAPDPLRDPWTAAMRQALDEAALAPGTGDVPVGAVVLSADGTVIGTGRNEREATGDPTAHAEVLAIREAARTVGSWRLTGCTLVVTLEPCTMCAGTIVLSRLDRVVYGASDEKAGAVGSLWDVVRDRRLNHRPEVITGVLAAPCATLLTTFFRSR; encoded by the coding sequence ATGACCGCCCCCGTGCCCGGCCCCCTTCCCGCCTCGTCGCTCCACACCCCGGCGCCCGACCCACTGCGCGATCCCTGGACCGCCGCGATGCGACAGGCGCTGGACGAGGCCGCCCTCGCCCCCGGGACCGGTGACGTCCCGGTGGGCGCCGTCGTGCTGTCCGCGGACGGCACGGTGATCGGCACCGGCCGCAACGAGCGCGAGGCGACCGGTGACCCCACCGCCCACGCCGAGGTGCTCGCCATCCGGGAGGCCGCCCGCACGGTCGGCTCGTGGCGGCTGACCGGCTGCACGCTCGTCGTCACCCTGGAGCCGTGCACAATGTGCGCGGGCACCATCGTCCTGTCCCGCCTCGACCGCGTCGTCTACGGCGCGTCCGACGAGAAGGCGGGCGCCGTCGGCTCCCTCTGGGACGTCGTACGCGACCGCCGCCTCAACCACCGCCCCGAAGTGATCACCGGCGTCCTCGCCGCCCCCTGCGCCACCCTCCTGACCACCTTCTTCCGCTCCCGCTGA
- the upp gene encoding uracil phosphoribosyltransferase, with protein MRIHVVDHPLVAHKLTTLRDKRTDSPTFRRLADELVTLLAYEATRDVRTEQVDIDTPVTATTGVRLSHPRPLVVPILRAGLGMLDGMVRLLPTAEVGFMGMVRNEETYEAHTYATRMPDDLSGRQVYVVDPMLATGGTLVAAIRELINRGADDVTAICLLAAPEGVEVMERELAGAPVTVVTAAVDECLNPDRYIVPGLGDAGDRMYGTAG; from the coding sequence ATGCGGATCCACGTCGTCGACCACCCGCTGGTGGCGCACAAACTCACTACCCTGCGCGACAAGCGCACCGATTCCCCGACCTTCCGGCGCCTCGCCGACGAGCTGGTCACCCTGCTCGCGTACGAGGCCACCCGCGATGTGCGGACCGAGCAGGTCGACATCGACACCCCGGTGACGGCGACCACCGGAGTGCGGCTGTCCCACCCCCGCCCGCTGGTCGTGCCGATCCTGCGCGCCGGGCTGGGCATGCTGGACGGCATGGTCCGGCTGCTGCCCACGGCCGAGGTCGGCTTCATGGGCATGGTCCGCAACGAGGAAACGTACGAGGCCCACACGTACGCCACGCGCATGCCGGACGACCTCTCCGGCCGCCAGGTGTACGTGGTGGACCCGATGCTGGCCACCGGCGGCACGCTGGTCGCGGCGATCCGCGAGCTGATCAACCGCGGTGCGGACGACGTCACCGCGATCTGCCTGCTGGCCGCGCCCGAGGGCGTCGAGGTGATGGAGCGCGAGCTGGCCGGCGCGCCGGTGACGGTCGTCACGGCGGCCGTGGACGAGTGCCTGAACCCCGACCGCTACATCGTCCCCGGCCTGGGCGACGCGGGCGACCGGATGTACGGCACGGCGGGCTAG
- a CDS encoding GTP-binding protein — protein sequence MERRTPLPVTVLSGFLGAGKTTLLNHVLHNRSGLRVAVIVNDMSEVNIDAALVRGGTAALSRTEERLVEMTNGCICCTLRDDLLEEVDRLAREGRFDYLLIESSGISEPMPVAATFAFPRDDGATLGEVARLDTMVTVVDAANFHTELAGGDGLAERGLAPYEDDERTVSDLLVDQVEFADVIVLNKLDLVSEEQAARLRAALGRLNPVARIVPARHGRVAPAEILGTGRFDLERAQQAPGWVMELNGEHVPETEEYGISSTVFRATRPFHPGRLWTFVTEGMDSGAYGEILRSKGFFRLAGRPGVTGLWSQAGSVARFEPSGAAGAAGSSEDVQELVFIGVGLRGGALRAALGRCLVTDGEVRAADYGNDLFPPWETYGVDGTCEHEDVPAWAAG from the coding sequence GTGGAACGGCGGACGCCGCTGCCCGTCACCGTGCTCTCCGGGTTTCTCGGCGCGGGGAAGACGACCCTGCTCAACCATGTCCTGCACAACCGGTCGGGGCTGCGGGTCGCGGTGATCGTCAACGACATGAGCGAGGTCAACATCGACGCCGCGCTGGTGCGCGGCGGCACGGCCGCCCTGTCGCGGACCGAGGAGCGGCTGGTCGAGATGACCAACGGGTGCATCTGCTGCACCCTGCGCGACGACCTGCTGGAGGAGGTCGACCGGCTCGCGCGCGAGGGGCGGTTCGACTACCTGCTGATCGAGTCCAGCGGGATCTCCGAGCCGATGCCGGTGGCCGCGACCTTCGCGTTCCCGCGCGACGACGGCGCGACGCTGGGCGAGGTGGCCCGGCTGGACACCATGGTCACCGTGGTGGACGCCGCCAACTTCCACACGGAACTGGCGGGCGGCGACGGGCTCGCCGAGCGCGGGCTCGCGCCGTACGAGGACGACGAGCGTACGGTCAGCGATCTGCTCGTGGACCAGGTCGAGTTCGCCGACGTGATCGTCCTCAACAAGCTGGACCTGGTGAGCGAGGAGCAGGCGGCGCGGCTGCGGGCGGCGCTCGGGCGCCTCAACCCGGTGGCCCGGATCGTGCCCGCCCGGCACGGCCGGGTGGCGCCCGCCGAGATCCTGGGGACCGGCCGCTTCGACCTGGAGCGCGCCCAGCAGGCGCCCGGCTGGGTCATGGAGCTGAACGGCGAACACGTACCGGAGACCGAGGAGTACGGGATCTCCAGCACGGTGTTCCGCGCCACGCGCCCCTTCCATCCGGGGCGGCTGTGGACGTTCGTCACGGAGGGGATGGACAGCGGCGCGTACGGGGAGATCCTGCGGTCCAAGGGGTTCTTCCGGCTCGCCGGGCGGCCCGGGGTGACCGGCCTGTGGTCGCAGGCGGGGTCCGTCGCGCGGTTCGAGCCGTCGGGGGCGGCCGGGGCGGCGGGAAGCTCCGAGGACGTGCAGGAACTGGTCTTCATCGGGGTCGGGCTGCGGGGCGGCGCTCTGCGCGCGGCTCTCGGCCGCTGTCTCGTCACGGACGGCGAGGTGCGTGCCGCGGACTACGGCAACGATCTGTTCCCGCCCTGGGAGACGTACGGCGTGGACGGCACCTGTGAGCACGAGGACGTGCCGGCGTGGGCGGCCGGCTGA
- a CDS encoding aminoglycoside phosphotransferase family protein — MQSVPNTIGAWARRRAGGEITAVRSVSWRADGARVWELRRADAARFFLKVAPTPDRYTRETHAYRHAVPALGHAHAPSLVDSDPARLALLLTAAPGAGATGSGLGRADRTELYRQAGGLLRRLHDACGTAVPAGGADRWVADRQAAAEEHVAALSAAGALHTAERRLILDRAEVLHLLPPLPAGFLHGDVGEHHFLWDAVGRRLALAGFAQARLGCAVEDLVRVTYGACLPDRGLRAAFLRGYGRELTVAERYALPALAALDAAEAWERGLRTGDQEAVGRARGVVGTLLDGVELRI; from the coding sequence GTGCAATCCGTCCCGAACACCATCGGTGCCTGGGCCCGCCGCCGGGCCGGTGGCGAGATCACCGCGGTCCGCAGCGTCTCGTGGCGGGCGGACGGTGCCCGGGTGTGGGAGCTGAGGCGCGCGGACGCGGCCCGGTTCTTCCTCAAGGTGGCGCCGACGCCGGACCGCTATACGCGGGAGACGCACGCGTACCGCCATGCCGTCCCCGCCCTCGGACACGCGCACGCGCCCAGCCTCGTCGACAGTGACCCCGCCCGGCTCGCGCTGCTGCTCACCGCCGCGCCGGGGGCCGGCGCGACCGGCTCCGGGCTGGGGCGCGCCGACCGTACGGAGCTGTACCGGCAGGCGGGCGGCCTGCTGCGCCGTCTCCATGACGCGTGCGGCACGGCGGTACCGGCGGGCGGCGCGGACCGCTGGGTCGCCGACCGGCAGGCCGCCGCCGAGGAGCACGTGGCCGCGCTGTCGGCCGCGGGCGCGCTCCACACGGCGGAGCGGCGCCTGATCCTCGACCGCGCCGAGGTGCTCCACCTGCTCCCGCCGCTGCCCGCCGGCTTCCTCCACGGCGATGTCGGCGAGCACCACTTCCTGTGGGACGCGGTGGGCCGGCGCCTGGCGCTCGCCGGATTCGCGCAGGCACGGCTCGGGTGTGCGGTGGAAGACCTCGTACGGGTGACGTACGGCGCGTGCCTGCCCGACCGGGGTCTGCGCGCCGCCTTCCTGCGCGGTTACGGGCGGGAGCTGACGGTCGCGGAACGGTACGCGCTGCCCGCGCTCGCGGCCCTGGACGCCGCGGAGGCGTGGGAGCGCGGGCTGCGGACGGGCGACCAGGAAGCCGTCGGGCGCGCCCGGGGGGTGGTCGGGACGCTGCTGGACGGTGTTGAGTTGCGGATATGA
- a CDS encoding alpha/beta hydrolase, with translation MSVPPVDPEIQSLLETSDTGIFPVHGLASVLANPERYQLLRERPDTTADDRAKVEDLFIPGPGGQLRLRVYRPVAPATGDVLPVVLYLHGGAFTYGSPEAEEDHALRYALDAEAVVVSVDYRLAPEHPYPAAADDAYAALTWLADHAARIGGDPGRIAVAGVSAGGNLAASTVLRARDLGGPKVALQLLMYPAVDGGTTSASAREFTDTPILDRDATRLAWRHYVGDQDLETYASPAQAPDLSGLPPAFVVVAEVDPLRDEGHRYAERLGAAGVTTELIQVPGAVHGFDVLFPTARISERNLTDQVRALREALHS, from the coding sequence ATGTCCGTTCCCCCGGTCGACCCCGAGATCCAGTCGCTGCTCGAAACGTCCGACACGGGCATCTTCCCCGTCCACGGCCTGGCTTCCGTACTGGCGAATCCCGAGCGGTACCAGCTTCTGCGGGAGCGCCCCGACACGACCGCCGACGACCGGGCCAAGGTCGAGGACCTGTTCATCCCCGGGCCCGGCGGGCAGCTGCGTCTGCGCGTCTACCGCCCGGTCGCGCCCGCCACGGGCGATGTGCTGCCGGTCGTCCTCTACCTGCACGGCGGTGCCTTTACTTACGGCTCACCCGAAGCCGAGGAGGACCACGCCCTGCGGTACGCCCTGGACGCCGAGGCCGTCGTCGTCTCCGTCGACTACCGCCTCGCACCCGAACACCCGTACCCGGCCGCGGCCGATGACGCCTACGCGGCCCTGACCTGGCTCGCCGATCACGCGGCCCGGATCGGCGGCGACCCCGGCCGCATCGCCGTCGCGGGAGTGAGCGCCGGAGGAAACCTCGCGGCCTCCACCGTCCTGCGCGCCCGCGACCTCGGCGGGCCGAAGGTGGCCCTCCAACTGCTGATGTACCCCGCCGTGGACGGCGGCACGACAAGCGCCTCCGCGCGTGAGTTCACCGATACGCCGATCCTCGACCGGGACGCGACACGGCTCGCCTGGCGCCACTACGTCGGCGACCAGGACCTGGAAACCTACGCTTCCCCGGCCCAGGCCCCCGACCTCAGCGGCCTGCCGCCCGCCTTCGTCGTCGTGGCCGAGGTGGACCCGCTGCGCGACGAGGGCCACCGGTACGCCGAACGTCTCGGCGCCGCCGGCGTCACCACGGAACTGATCCAGGTCCCGGGCGCCGTGCACGGGTTCGACGTGCTGTTTCCGACGGCTCGTATCAGCGAGCGCAACCTGACGGATCAGGTGCGGGCGCTGCGGGAAGCGCTTCATTCCTGA
- a CDS encoding LAETG motif-containing sortase-dependent surface protein, with product MNDSRTSASPLSSCPPATSHAPAGRAARSRIRSAVTAGLLVTVALPALSLTGTAYAEDSAPRPKAPSAAAPAAQAPSAAAPKDARDSAHRPSPVPSHPSQSARPSHPSAQPSAASSAAPAPARDELAETGASTTTNVALGAGAALLIAVGGGAVYAARRRRTN from the coding sequence GTGAACGACTCCCGCACCTCCGCCTCGCCCCTCTCCTCCTGCCCGCCCGCCACCTCGCACGCGCCCGCCGGGCGTGCGGCCCGTAGCCGGATACGGAGTGCCGTGACCGCCGGGCTGCTGGTGACGGTCGCCCTGCCGGCGCTGTCCCTGACCGGTACGGCATACGCCGAGGACTCGGCCCCGAGGCCGAAGGCCCCCAGTGCCGCCGCCCCGGCAGCGCAGGCGCCCAGCGCCGCCGCCCCGAAGGACGCGCGGGATTCCGCGCACCGGCCGAGCCCGGTTCCGTCCCACCCGTCCCAGTCGGCCCGTCCGTCCCACCCCTCCGCGCAGCCGAGCGCCGCATCGAGCGCCGCGCCGGCCCCCGCCCGGGACGAGCTCGCCGAGACGGGCGCCTCGACCACCACGAACGTGGCACTGGGCGCCGGTGCCGCGCTGCTGATCGCCGTGGGCGGCGGCGCCGTCTACGCTGCCCGTCGCCGTCGCACCAACTGA
- a CDS encoding tRNA adenosine deaminase-associated protein, with product MYFAALLARTEDGWEASDTELDNVETLTDLADLAREAAVDDDTVVAYIEQEGTWFGVVRVDGEDDPRIFISNAAAAARSSYGAMLTDELLGRDEDGADDLDSLDLDGTEDGEPDMADGGGGEETVTAGDTPVVPHGPLGDPDLLADLGIGGKELLALDTDALSEIADALGCTDVLEAVR from the coding sequence GTGTACTTCGCCGCACTGCTCGCGCGCACCGAAGACGGGTGGGAAGCGAGCGACACGGAGCTCGACAATGTGGAGACCCTGACCGATCTGGCCGACCTGGCCCGTGAGGCAGCGGTCGACGACGACACGGTGGTGGCATACATCGAGCAGGAAGGCACATGGTTCGGCGTCGTCCGCGTGGACGGCGAGGACGATCCGCGGATCTTCATCTCGAACGCCGCCGCCGCTGCCCGCAGCTCGTACGGTGCGATGCTCACCGACGAACTGCTCGGCCGCGACGAGGACGGCGCCGACGACCTCGACAGCCTCGACCTGGACGGTACGGAGGACGGCGAACCCGACATGGCGGACGGCGGAGGCGGGGAGGAGACGGTCACGGCCGGCGACACACCCGTCGTACCGCACGGCCCGCTCGGCGACCCGGACCTGCTGGCCGACCTGGGCATCGGCGGCAAGGAGCTGCTCGCCCTCGACACCGACGCGCTGTCCGAGATCGCCGATGCCCTCGGCTGCACGGACGTCCTGGAGGCCGTCAGGTAA
- a CDS encoding type II toxin-antitoxin system VapB family antitoxin, producing the protein MIFKRIGNGRPYPDHGRESTRQWADVAPRPVRLDQLVTTKQQLDLETLLAEDSTFYGDLFAHVVKWQGDLYLEDGLHRAVRAALQQRQVLHARVLELG; encoded by the coding sequence GTGATCTTCAAGCGCATCGGAAATGGGCGGCCGTACCCGGACCACGGCCGGGAGAGCACCCGCCAGTGGGCGGATGTTGCCCCTCGCCCGGTACGCCTTGACCAGTTGGTGACGACCAAGCAGCAGCTCGACCTGGAGACGCTGCTCGCCGAGGACTCCACCTTCTACGGCGACCTCTTCGCGCACGTCGTGAAGTGGCAGGGCGACCTCTACCTGGAAGACGGGCTGCACCGCGCCGTGCGCGCGGCCCTCCAGCAACGCCAGGTGCTGCACGCCCGCGTTCTGGAACTGGGCTGA
- a CDS encoding Fur family transcriptional regulator, giving the protein MGGRLTRQRASVLRVLTACQDFVSAQELHVRLVTADIPVGLSTVYRTLRDLERTGQVDVVRDEAGERLYRPRPADGHRHYLICRRCGRSRPLDSDVVERWAERVGAESGYSAVQHTVELSGICGRCTGRCA; this is encoded by the coding sequence GTGGGCGGCCGGCTGACCCGGCAGCGGGCCTCCGTCCTGCGCGTGCTGACCGCGTGCCAGGACTTCGTGTCGGCCCAGGAACTGCACGTGCGCCTGGTGACCGCCGACATCCCCGTCGGGCTGTCCACCGTTTACCGCACCCTGCGCGACCTGGAGCGGACCGGGCAGGTCGATGTCGTACGGGACGAGGCGGGCGAGCGCCTGTACCGGCCGCGCCCCGCCGACGGCCACCGGCACTATCTGATCTGCCGCCGCTGCGGACGCAGCCGCCCGCTCGACTCCGACGTGGTGGAGCGCTGGGCCGAGCGGGTCGGTGCGGAGAGCGGCTACAGCGCGGTCCAGCACACCGTGGAGCTGAGCGGCATCTGCGGGCGGTGCACGGGCAGGTGCGCGTAG
- a CDS encoding RNA polymerase sigma factor — protein sequence MQFTAAALVAPVRPAVPGPWRALGRRLLLRGARPTTLAAAHTVAGPPAGSAGDHSSPTITDLYHAHRLSMVRLAVLLVDDRATAEDVVQDAFAALYKRHGERLDEVDNALAYLRTAVVNAARSVLRRRRTARDYTPPYETDAPSAEERVVLDEEHREVLAALGRLTARRREVLVLRYWGELTEAQIAATLGISRGSVKSIASRALDSLEKMLEEGE from the coding sequence ATGCAGTTCACCGCCGCCGCGCTCGTCGCCCCGGTACGGCCCGCCGTACCGGGGCCTTGGCGCGCCCTGGGTCGGCGCCTGCTCCTGCGTGGCGCCCGCCCCACCACCCTGGCCGCCGCGCACACCGTCGCCGGGCCGCCCGCCGGAAGCGCCGGCGACCACTCCAGCCCCACCATCACGGACCTCTACCACGCGCACCGGCTGTCCATGGTGCGGCTGGCGGTGCTGCTGGTGGACGACCGGGCCACCGCCGAGGACGTCGTCCAGGACGCGTTCGCGGCCCTCTACAAGCGCCACGGCGAACGGCTGGACGAGGTCGACAACGCCCTGGCGTACCTCCGTACCGCCGTCGTCAACGCGGCCCGCTCGGTGCTCCGGCGACGGCGTACGGCGCGCGACTACACGCCCCCGTACGAGACGGACGCGCCGTCCGCCGAGGAGCGCGTCGTCCTCGACGAGGAGCACCGCGAGGTCCTCGCCGCCCTCGGCCGGCTGACCGCCCGCCGCCGCGAGGTGCTCGTCCTGCGCTACTGGGGCGAGCTGACCGAGGCCCAGATCGCGGCGACCCTCGGGATCAGCCGCGGCTCGGTGAAGTCGATCGCCAGCCGGGCGCTGGATTCGCTGGAGAAGATGTTGGAGGAGGGGGAATGA
- the rpmF gene encoding 50S ribosomal protein L32, with translation MAVPKRKMSRSNTRHRRAQWKARTPALVPVTVDGSVYQVPRRLAKAYERGLLRPEG, from the coding sequence ATGGCCGTCCCCAAGCGGAAGATGTCCCGCAGCAACACCCGCCACCGCCGCGCCCAGTGGAAGGCCCGCACGCCCGCGCTGGTCCCGGTGACCGTCGACGGGTCCGTGTACCAGGTCCCGCGCCGGCTGGCGAAGGCGTACGAGCGCGGTCTGCTGCGGCCGGAGGGCTGA
- a CDS encoding LytR C-terminal domain-containing protein, producing the protein MSMLTPPGMGGKKYRITGDRYPRMRRPRHRRRITLVIAAAVCALALAGWGTLQLIDVFGGRGGTAQAAQDKKKCPPDGAQQAGSASSSGTGKPLPKPADVSVNVFNATARGGLAKTTADELKKRGFKVGKVGNAPPAYDKKVKGTGVFLGAQTASDGARKVLGTQLEGAESKTDTRKTGDVDLIIGDTFKALAEPAAAQKSLTALTAPSKTAPGCRS; encoded by the coding sequence ATGAGCATGCTGACGCCCCCCGGCATGGGCGGTAAGAAGTACCGCATCACGGGCGACAGGTATCCGCGGATGCGCCGTCCCCGTCACCGCCGGCGGATCACCCTGGTGATCGCTGCCGCCGTCTGCGCCCTCGCCCTGGCCGGGTGGGGCACGTTGCAGCTCATCGATGTCTTCGGCGGCAGGGGCGGCACGGCCCAGGCCGCGCAGGACAAGAAGAAATGCCCTCCGGACGGCGCTCAGCAGGCCGGTTCGGCGTCGTCGTCCGGTACGGGCAAGCCGTTGCCCAAGCCCGCCGACGTCAGCGTCAATGTCTTCAACGCGACGGCGCGCGGCGGCCTGGCCAAGACGACCGCCGACGAGCTGAAGAAGCGCGGCTTCAAGGTCGGCAAGGTGGGCAACGCGCCGCCCGCCTACGACAAGAAGGTCAAGGGCACGGGCGTGTTCCTGGGCGCGCAGACGGCGTCCGACGGCGCCCGGAAGGTGCTGGGCACGCAGCTCGAAGGCGCGGAGTCCAAGACGGACACCCGTAAGACCGGGGACGTCGACCTGATCATCGGCGACACGTTCAAGGCCCTGGCCGAACCGGCCGCCGCCCAGAAGTCGCTCACCGCGCTGACGGCGCCGTCGAAGACGGCACCGGGTTGCCGGAGCTGA